In Humulus lupulus chromosome 6, drHumLupu1.1, whole genome shotgun sequence, a single genomic region encodes these proteins:
- the LOC133785032 gene encoding uncharacterized protein LOC133785032, which translates to MESENVFHMYCAPKAPEAPASKKKASSRHHGESSKAPSANKTRTADPPADIPSINATPPPSPLEQENLPAPVGSTPSPSTTADQTQQAAPDSTGGDISSRALRSTKDFASVSLDVVPVAMDSLGLVDLEDIWVI; encoded by the exons ATGGAATCTGAAAACGTGTTTCATATGTACTGTGCTCCCAAGGCTCCTgaagctcctgcgagcaagaagaaagcAAGCAGTCGGCATCAcggggaaagcagtaaagcgcCTTCGGCCAACAAAACCCGTACTGCAGACCCTCCGGCAGACATACCTTCAATAAatgcaacaccacctccttctcccctcGAGCAGGAAAATCTTCCTGCTCCAGTCGGGTCGACACCTTCCCCATCGACTACGGCTGACCAGACTCAACAGGCTGCCCCTGATTCCACAGGGGGTGACATATCAAGCCGTGCCCTCAGATCAAccaaggactttgcatctgtttca TTGGATGTTGTTCCGGTCGCTATGGACTCCTTGGGTCTTGTGGATTTGGAGGACATTTGGGTGATTTGA